The proteins below are encoded in one region of Oreochromis niloticus isolate F11D_XX linkage group LG6, O_niloticus_UMD_NMBU, whole genome shotgun sequence:
- the sclt1 gene encoding sodium channel and clathrin linker 1 isoform X1, translating to MEAELEFLRDQVRRLNSALSQYQYGHGALSTSSQVEEERRAESPVPWISDRGIMAPLIAEYDRHMEEMTEQLQRYQTQMTDVKLKLERVVKENERLHAELRESVEKQLHALPTASGVEGSTLEEDAVIKNLQEQVQLSEQERMQAMELWQTTAQELDRLQQVYQKTISEGQIHDSQRQQLKDQLVHFQQHTYKLQAANQKLESTNQQFLKTVTEQSTEMEELHSQLRQAKAELRTATAKVDEMTKLLQNLEEQMQRGEEDMAEARGREHAADRRLQQLQAALSQLETRLKAASQEAEAVRREQTVWERKVGELQARCTTLQEEKYEALSKVRESVQVAEEATLHKDQAVLREKQKTEELEKTKEAIKQLIYDAAVRTKKEVENVRKQCNVQIHRMAEELSALQLECSDKESQIERSLRERKAVEEELEKVYKEGRAEPEFRKIDALHQRCLDSERQKEDISLTLQSTQNKLKKMEMDYSEELSRCQEEVRRLQSSLASARNDCIDVSEERLQLQQENFQLRKEMDELRKATLQVQNKAKQQVSKMEQEYSLKEQELDARVRELEESSRSSSADLTRLLTAQQKSTQRWKEEAKNLVHAFETKITTLKAELNRQKQRSRELEAQLQSDHDTISEHEKQLAEYQEKTSRLQRRLTQAEQRATTVSQQLNRLQSQRRKTASVDLEHV from the exons GTTGAGGAGGAAAGACGCGCTGAGTCTCCTGTGCCCTGGATCTCAGATAGAGG TATAATGGCTCCTCTGATAGCTGAGTATGATCGGCACATGGAAGAAATGACTGAACAGCTGCAGAGATATCAG ACACAGATGACAGATGTCAAATTGAAGTTGGAGAGGGTTGTCAAGGAAAatgaaag GCTTCATGCAGAGCTGAGAGAGTCTGTTGAGAAGCAGCTTCATGCCCTGCCCACAGCTTCAGGAGTAGAGGGCAGCACATTGGAAGAAGATGCGGTCATCAAAAATCTCCAAGAACAGGTCCAGCTGTCTGAACAG GAGCGAATGCAGGCCATGGAACTGTGGCAGACCACAGCCCAGGAGCTGGACCGCCTCCAGCAGGTCTACCAGAAGACAATCTCTGAAGGACAAATCCATGACTCCCAGAGACAGCAGCTCAAG GATCAGCTTGTTCACTTTCAGCAgcacacgtacaaactccaagcagccaatcagaaactgGAATCG acaaaccagCAGTTCCTGAAGACAGTGACAGAGCAGAGCACGGAGATGGAGGAGCTACACAGCCAGCTCAG GCAAGCCAAAGCTGAATTGAGGACAGCCACAGCCAAAGTGGATGAAATGACCAAGCTGTTGCAGAATCTCGAGGAACAGATGCAGAGAGGg GAAGAGGACATGGCTGAAGCACGGGGCCGTGAACACGCAGCAGACAGAcgactgcagcagcttcaggcaGCCTTGAGCCAGCTGGAGACCAG GCTAAAAGCTGCATCACAGGAGGCAGAGGCAGTTCGCAGAGAACAAACTGTGTGGGAGCGAaaggtgggggaactccaggcacGTTGCACCACTCTCCAAGAGGAGAAGTATGAAGCCCTGTCCAAAGTTCGAGAGAGCGTTCAAGTGGCCGAAGAAGCCACATTGCACAAAGACCAG GCCGTGTTAagagagaagcagaagacaGAAGAGCTGGaaaagacaaaggaagcaatCAAGCAGTTGATCTATGATGCTGCAGTCCGCACCAAGAAAGAG GTGGAAAATGTTCGCAAACAGTGCAATGTTCAAATCCACCGTATGGCAGAGGAGCTGTCTGCACTGCAGCTG GAGTGTTCAGATAAAGAGTCTCAGATTGAAAGGTCCCTGCGAGAGAGAAAAGCTGTAGAGGAGGAACTGGAGAAG GTATATAAGGAGGGCAGGGCAGAGCCAGAGTTCAGGAAGATTGATGCCCTTCATCAGAGGTGTCTAGATTCTGAGAGGCAGAAGGAAGACATAAGTCTCACTCTGCAAAGCACGCAGAACAAACTTAAAAAGATGGAGATGGA TTATAGCGAGGAGCTGTCACGATGCCAGGAAGAAGTGCGACGCCTGCAGAGCTCTCTGGCTTCAGCCCGCAATGACTGCATCGATGTCAGCGAGGAGCGGCTGCAACTGCAGCAGGAGAACTTTCAGCTCCGCAAGGAGATGGATGAGTTGCGCAAAGCCACCCTGCAGGTCCAGAATAAGGCCAAGCAACAG GTTTCTAAGATGGAGCAAGAGTACAGCTTAAAGGAGCAAGAACTGGATGCACGAGTGAGGGAGCTGGAGGAAAGCAGTCGAAGTTCTAGCGCTGATCTCACTCGACTTCTTACAGCTCAGCAGAAAAGTACACAGCGATGGAAGGAAGAGGCCAAGAACCTGGTCCATGCATTTGAGACTAAAATCACGACCCTTAA GGCAGAGCTGAATCGACAGAAGCAGCGTTCACGTGAGCTGGAGGCACAGCTTCAAAGTGACCATGACACAATTTCTGAG CATGAGAAGCAGCTAGCGGAGTATCAAGAGAAGACGAGTCGTCTCCAGAGACGGCTGACGCAAGCGGAACAAAGGGCAACTACTGTTTCACAGCAG CTGAATAGGTTGCAATCTCAGCGAAGAAAAACAGCCTCGGTGGATCTAGAGCATGTCTAA
- the sclt1 gene encoding sodium channel and clathrin linker 1 isoform X2, translating into MAPLIAEYDRHMEEMTEQLQRYQTQMTDVKLKLERVVKENERLHAELRESVEKQLHALPTASGVEGSTLEEDAVIKNLQEQVQLSEQERMQAMELWQTTAQELDRLQQVYQKTISEGQIHDSQRQQLKDQLVHFQQHTYKLQAANQKLESTNQQFLKTVTEQSTEMEELHSQLRQAKAELRTATAKVDEMTKLLQNLEEQMQRGEEDMAEARGREHAADRRLQQLQAALSQLETRLKAASQEAEAVRREQTVWERKVGELQARCTTLQEEKYEALSKVRESVQVAEEATLHKDQAVLREKQKTEELEKTKEAIKQLIYDAAVRTKKEVENVRKQCNVQIHRMAEELSALQLECSDKESQIERSLRERKAVEEELEKVYKEGRAEPEFRKIDALHQRCLDSERQKEDISLTLQSTQNKLKKMEMDYSEELSRCQEEVRRLQSSLASARNDCIDVSEERLQLQQENFQLRKEMDELRKATLQVQNKAKQQVSKMEQEYSLKEQELDARVRELEESSRSSSADLTRLLTAQQKSTQRWKEEAKNLVHAFETKITTLKAELNRQKQRSRELEAQLQSDHDTISEHEKQLAEYQEKTSRLQRRLTQAEQRATTVSQQLNRLQSQRRKTASVDLEHV; encoded by the exons ATGGCTCCTCTGATAGCTGAGTATGATCGGCACATGGAAGAAATGACTGAACAGCTGCAGAGATATCAG ACACAGATGACAGATGTCAAATTGAAGTTGGAGAGGGTTGTCAAGGAAAatgaaag GCTTCATGCAGAGCTGAGAGAGTCTGTTGAGAAGCAGCTTCATGCCCTGCCCACAGCTTCAGGAGTAGAGGGCAGCACATTGGAAGAAGATGCGGTCATCAAAAATCTCCAAGAACAGGTCCAGCTGTCTGAACAG GAGCGAATGCAGGCCATGGAACTGTGGCAGACCACAGCCCAGGAGCTGGACCGCCTCCAGCAGGTCTACCAGAAGACAATCTCTGAAGGACAAATCCATGACTCCCAGAGACAGCAGCTCAAG GATCAGCTTGTTCACTTTCAGCAgcacacgtacaaactccaagcagccaatcagaaactgGAATCG acaaaccagCAGTTCCTGAAGACAGTGACAGAGCAGAGCACGGAGATGGAGGAGCTACACAGCCAGCTCAG GCAAGCCAAAGCTGAATTGAGGACAGCCACAGCCAAAGTGGATGAAATGACCAAGCTGTTGCAGAATCTCGAGGAACAGATGCAGAGAGGg GAAGAGGACATGGCTGAAGCACGGGGCCGTGAACACGCAGCAGACAGAcgactgcagcagcttcaggcaGCCTTGAGCCAGCTGGAGACCAG GCTAAAAGCTGCATCACAGGAGGCAGAGGCAGTTCGCAGAGAACAAACTGTGTGGGAGCGAaaggtgggggaactccaggcacGTTGCACCACTCTCCAAGAGGAGAAGTATGAAGCCCTGTCCAAAGTTCGAGAGAGCGTTCAAGTGGCCGAAGAAGCCACATTGCACAAAGACCAG GCCGTGTTAagagagaagcagaagacaGAAGAGCTGGaaaagacaaaggaagcaatCAAGCAGTTGATCTATGATGCTGCAGTCCGCACCAAGAAAGAG GTGGAAAATGTTCGCAAACAGTGCAATGTTCAAATCCACCGTATGGCAGAGGAGCTGTCTGCACTGCAGCTG GAGTGTTCAGATAAAGAGTCTCAGATTGAAAGGTCCCTGCGAGAGAGAAAAGCTGTAGAGGAGGAACTGGAGAAG GTATATAAGGAGGGCAGGGCAGAGCCAGAGTTCAGGAAGATTGATGCCCTTCATCAGAGGTGTCTAGATTCTGAGAGGCAGAAGGAAGACATAAGTCTCACTCTGCAAAGCACGCAGAACAAACTTAAAAAGATGGAGATGGA TTATAGCGAGGAGCTGTCACGATGCCAGGAAGAAGTGCGACGCCTGCAGAGCTCTCTGGCTTCAGCCCGCAATGACTGCATCGATGTCAGCGAGGAGCGGCTGCAACTGCAGCAGGAGAACTTTCAGCTCCGCAAGGAGATGGATGAGTTGCGCAAAGCCACCCTGCAGGTCCAGAATAAGGCCAAGCAACAG GTTTCTAAGATGGAGCAAGAGTACAGCTTAAAGGAGCAAGAACTGGATGCACGAGTGAGGGAGCTGGAGGAAAGCAGTCGAAGTTCTAGCGCTGATCTCACTCGACTTCTTACAGCTCAGCAGAAAAGTACACAGCGATGGAAGGAAGAGGCCAAGAACCTGGTCCATGCATTTGAGACTAAAATCACGACCCTTAA GGCAGAGCTGAATCGACAGAAGCAGCGTTCACGTGAGCTGGAGGCACAGCTTCAAAGTGACCATGACACAATTTCTGAG CATGAGAAGCAGCTAGCGGAGTATCAAGAGAAGACGAGTCGTCTCCAGAGACGGCTGACGCAAGCGGAACAAAGGGCAACTACTGTTTCACAGCAG CTGAATAGGTTGCAATCTCAGCGAAGAAAAACAGCCTCGGTGGATCTAGAGCATGTCTAA